A section of the Sphaerodactylus townsendi isolate TG3544 linkage group LG11, MPM_Stown_v2.3, whole genome shotgun sequence genome encodes:
- the EIF1B gene encoding eukaryotic translation initiation factor 1b, with amino-acid sequence MSTIQNLQSFDPFADATKGDDLLPAGTEDYIHIRIQQRNGRKTLTTVQGIADDYDKKKLVKAFKKKFACNGTVIEHPEYGEVIQLQGDQRKNICQFLLEVGIVKEEQLKVHGF; translated from the exons ATGTCCACTATCCAGAACCTCCAATCCTTCG ACCCCTTTGCTGATGCAACTAAGGGTGACGACTTACTCCCGGCAGGGACTGAAGACTACATCCATATAAGGATCCAACAACGAAACGGGAGAAAAACACTAACTACTGTTCAGGGAATTGCAGATGACTATGACAAAAAGAAACTTGTGAAAGCTTTCAAAAAG AAATTTGCCTGTAATGGTACTGTGATTGAGCATCCTGAATACGGGGAAGTGATCCAGCTTCAAGGTGACCAGAGGAAAAACATTTGCCAATTCCTCCTAGAG GTTGGCATTGTTAAGGAAGAGCAGCTGAAGGTTCATGGCTTCTAA